The following are encoded in a window of Candidatus Limnocylindrales bacterium genomic DNA:
- a CDS encoding dihydrolipoamide acetyltransferase family protein → MPVKVVMPQLGESIAEGTVLKWLKKEGERVEKDEPLLEVSTDKIDSEIPSPASGILSKIMVPEGGVVQVGKEMAEIAPSGEQVMAKPPPLESVPPQAGVPQPEKPSAEKLTEFKPESKGREPRHYYSPVVRNIAQKEGISLEELEQIQGSGLGGRVTKEDLLKYIQVRAQKKKAEAEKEVIPSPVEPAIKMPEKPPVTPTPRVTLEKGDVLIPLTPMRKAIAEHMVRSVHTSPHVTAVVEVDMTAIVKFREKIKEQFLQKEGVNLTYLPFIIKATVGALKAYPMVNSSWSDEGIILHKDIHIGIAVALEDGLLVPVIKAADEKSILGLAREVEDLARRARERKLTPADVEKGTFSITNTGMYGTLFATPIIHQPQAAILGVGAIVKRPVVLENEAIAIRSMMYLSLSFDHRIIDGIIAAQFIDKVKQNLETMDLTTLELL, encoded by the coding sequence ATGCCTGTTAAGGTTGTGATGCCACAACTGGGGGAAAGTATTGCAGAGGGAACCGTCTTGAAATGGTTGAAGAAAGAAGGGGAACGGGTAGAGAAAGATGAGCCGCTCCTGGAAGTCAGTACAGATAAAATCGACTCTGAAATACCTTCCCCGGCGAGTGGAATTTTATCCAAAATTATGGTTCCAGAAGGAGGTGTGGTCCAGGTCGGCAAAGAAATGGCCGAAATTGCCCCCTCCGGCGAACAAGTTATGGCTAAGCCGCCTCCTCTAGAATCGGTTCCTCCCCAGGCAGGGGTTCCGCAGCCTGAGAAACCCTCTGCAGAAAAGCTTACCGAATTTAAACCGGAAAGTAAGGGAAGGGAACCCCGGCATTATTATTCTCCGGTGGTTCGAAATATCGCTCAGAAAGAAGGAATTAGCCTGGAAGAATTGGAGCAAATCCAGGGAAGCGGTCTCGGAGGAAGAGTCACCAAAGAGGATCTCCTAAAATATATCCAAGTACGGGCCCAGAAGAAAAAAGCAGAAGCAGAAAAAGAAGTCATTCCTTCTCCGGTTGAACCGGCCATCAAAATGCCTGAAAAACCTCCCGTTACTCCTACTCCACGGGTAACCCTTGAAAAAGGGGATGTGCTAATTCCCCTGACCCCGATGCGTAAGGCCATCGCCGAACATATGGTCCGTAGCGTACACACTTCCCCCCATGTCACAGCCGTTGTGGAAGTCGATATGACTGCCATTGTCAAATTCCGGGAGAAAATCAAAGAACAATTTCTCCAGAAAGAAGGGGTTAATCTCACTTACCTTCCCTTTATCATTAAAGCAACGGTGGGTGCATTAAAAGCTTATCCAATGGTCAATTCCAGTTGGTCCGACGAAGGGATCATCCTACATAAGGATATCCATATAGGAATTGCCGTAGCTTTGGAAGATGGACTTCTGGTACCTGTGATCAAAGCTGCCGATGAGAAGAGTATTTTAGGATTGGCCCGGGAAGTAGAGGACCTGGCCCGAAGAGCCAGAGAACGTAAATTAACTCCCGCCGATGTGGAAAAGGGAACCTTCAGTATCACCAATACGGGCATGTATGGAACTCTCTTTGCAACCCCCATTATCCATCAACCCCAGGCGGCAATTTTAGGCGTAGGAGCCATCGTGAAACGGCCTGTAGTTTTGGAAAATGAGGCCATCGCCATCCGCTCCATGATGTACCTGTCTCTTTCCTTTGATCATCGGATCATCGACGGAATCATAGCCGCTCAATTTATCGATAAAGTTAAACAAAATCTGGAAACCATGGACTTAACCACCCTGGAATTGCTTTAA
- a CDS encoding thiamine pyrophosphate-dependent dehydrogenase E1 component subunit alpha: MNLKKDELLKIYYYMKLIRAIDDRASKLYRQGKLYGGVYSGWGNEATAIGSAWALEKEDILAPLQRDVGAALVRGFTPAKIFAQYMGKKTGYTRGKDLNLHMGDLKLGVIAPISMLGETIVVCSGIALSFKLRREKRVVLTYIGDGGTSTGLFHEGMNFAGVHKLPLVVICENNQYAYSTPLSKQTALVDLVDRAKAYGIPGVVVDGNDVLAVYEVTKAAVENARSGKGPTFIESKTMRMRGHAEHDDAFYVPKQLLEEWAKKDPIDRFEKYLRNHKILNKTIQSEIETRIEKEIEEAVQFAENSPWPEPEEALEGVYAD, from the coding sequence ATGAATCTTAAAAAAGATGAGCTTTTAAAAATCTATTATTACATGAAACTCATTCGGGCCATAGATGATCGGGCCTCAAAGTTGTATCGCCAGGGGAAGCTCTATGGCGGAGTTTACAGTGGTTGGGGTAATGAGGCTACGGCTATTGGCTCAGCCTGGGCTTTAGAGAAAGAGGATATTCTGGCTCCCCTGCAAAGGGATGTCGGCGCAGCCCTCGTCCGAGGGTTTACCCCGGCCAAAATTTTTGCCCAATATATGGGCAAAAAAACCGGTTATACCCGTGGAAAAGACCTTAACCTTCATATGGGAGATCTGAAACTCGGGGTTATTGCCCCCATCAGTATGCTAGGAGAAACCATCGTAGTTTGTTCTGGAATTGCCCTTTCTTTCAAATTAAGACGGGAAAAAAGGGTCGTTTTGACGTACATCGGAGATGGTGGAACCAGCACAGGACTCTTCCATGAGGGGATGAACTTCGCCGGGGTTCATAAACTCCCCCTGGTGGTAATCTGCGAAAATAATCAATATGCCTACTCGACGCCTCTAAGCAAACAAACGGCCCTTGTGGATCTGGTGGATCGTGCCAAGGCTTATGGAATACCTGGCGTCGTTGTCGACGGTAACGATGTTTTGGCCGTTTATGAAGTAACGAAGGCAGCCGTAGAAAACGCTCGGAGCGGTAAGGGTCCTACTTTTATTGAGTCAAAAACCATGAGAATGCGGGGCCATGCAGAACATGACGATGCTTTCTACGTACCCAAGCAATTGCTGGAAGAATGGGCTAAAAAGGATCCCATCGATCGATTTGAAAAATATCTGAGGAATCATAAAATCCTTAATAAAACCATCCAGAGCGAAATAGAGACCCGTATAGAAAAAGAGATCGAAGAGGCCGTCCAGTTCGCCGAGAATAGTCCCTGGCCGGAACCCGAAGAGGCCCTGGAAGGTGTATATGCTGACTAA
- a CDS encoding alpha-ketoacid dehydrogenase subunit beta — translation MREVTYLEAIREALREEMARDKDVFLLGEDIGVYGGAFKVTAGLLEEFGEERVIDTPLSEGAIVGASIGAALMGMRPVAEMQFADFISCCFDPIVNWAAKAHYRWGAKVPIVIRCPSGGGMNAGPFHSQNPEAWFTHVPGLKVVAPATPYDAKGLLKASIRDNNPVLYFEHKFLYRRIKGTIPDEDYIVPLGKADIKRRGHHITLLTYGGTLHKSLEAAEKMAEKGVSVEVVDLRTLIPLDKETLLESIKKTNKVVIVHEDTKTGGFGAELAAIISEEAFEYLDGPVLRVASIDTPVPYSPPLENFFLPQVEDIVEALEKLAAY, via the coding sequence ATGAGAGAGGTTACCTATTTAGAAGCTATTCGTGAAGCCCTTCGAGAAGAGATGGCTCGGGATAAAGATGTGTTCCTATTGGGGGAAGACATCGGTGTTTATGGGGGGGCCTTTAAAGTAACCGCCGGCTTACTGGAAGAGTTTGGAGAAGAACGGGTTATCGATACCCCTTTATCCGAAGGGGCCATTGTGGGAGCCTCTATTGGAGCTGCTTTGATGGGTATGCGGCCGGTCGCCGAGATGCAGTTTGCAGATTTTATCTCCTGTTGCTTTGATCCCATTGTAAACTGGGCAGCTAAAGCCCATTACCGGTGGGGGGCTAAAGTCCCTATTGTGATTCGATGTCCTTCCGGGGGAGGAATGAATGCAGGCCCCTTCCATTCTCAAAATCCAGAAGCCTGGTTTACCCATGTTCCCGGTCTAAAAGTAGTGGCTCCGGCTACTCCTTATGATGCCAAAGGTCTGCTTAAGGCTTCCATCCGGGATAATAACCCGGTGCTGTATTTTGAGCATAAATTCCTTTATCGAAGAATTAAAGGAACCATTCCCGATGAAGATTATATAGTGCCTTTGGGAAAAGCCGATATAAAAAGACGGGGCCATCATATCACCCTTTTAACCTACGGGGGAACCCTCCATAAGTCCCTGGAAGCGGCAGAGAAAATGGCCGAAAAAGGGGTCAGTGTGGAGGTTGTAGATCTAAGAACGCTCATTCCCCTGGATAAGGAAACGCTTTTAGAATCCATCAAAAAAACCAATAAGGTTGTGATCGTCCATGAAGATACCAAAACCGGTGGATTTGGAGCTGAGCTTGCCGCGATTATCTCCGAGGAGGCCTTTGAATATCTCGATGGACCCGTTCTGCGGGTAGCTTCCATTGATACCCCCGTGCCTTATAGTCCCCCTTTAGAGAACTTCTTCTTACCTCAGGTGGAGGATATTGTCGAAGCGCTGGAGAAGCTGGCAGCCTATTAA
- a CDS encoding TrpB-like pyridoxal phosphate-dependent enzyme — protein sequence MKTIKILLEEKEMPTQWYNILPDLPKPLPPPIHPATGQPVGPQDLAPIFPMELIKQEVSSERWIEIPEEVQDVYKLWRPTPLYRAYRLEKALDTPAKIYYKYEGVSPAGSHKPNTAVAQAYYNKKEGVQRLTTETGAGQWGSALAFACKVFDLKCTVYMVKVSYQQKPYRRIMMESWGAEVFASPTTQTRAGQKILEQDPNSPGSLGIAISEAIEDAVSREDTKYSLGSVLNHVLLHQTIVGLEVKKQFEKIGEYPDILIGCVGGGSNFGGFSYPFVKDKLSGERKNTRIIAVEPTACPSLTKGIYTYDFGDTAGTTPLLKMYTLGSNFIPPPIHAGGLRYHGDAPTLCLLVDEKVIEARAYPQKAIFEAALQFARTEGIVPAPEPAHAIRCVIDEALQCKASGEAKVIAFNLCGHGHFDLAAYDAYLNGKLEDYSYPEEKIKESLAKLPKF from the coding sequence ATGAAAACAATCAAAATACTTTTAGAAGAAAAAGAAATGCCGACCCAGTGGTATAATATTTTACCTGATTTGCCTAAGCCGCTTCCTCCTCCTATTCATCCCGCTACCGGTCAGCCGGTTGGGCCGCAGGATTTAGCTCCTATCTTTCCCATGGAATTAATTAAACAGGAGGTCAGTTCAGAGCGTTGGATTGAGATTCCCGAGGAGGTTCAGGATGTCTACAAGTTATGGCGTCCGACTCCTTTATATCGGGCCTATCGGCTCGAAAAAGCCCTGGATACCCCTGCAAAGATTTATTATAAATACGAAGGCGTAAGTCCTGCGGGAAGCCATAAACCGAACACGGCGGTTGCCCAGGCTTATTATAACAAAAAAGAAGGAGTTCAACGTTTGACCACCGAGACCGGGGCCGGACAGTGGGGAAGTGCCCTGGCTTTCGCCTGTAAAGTATTCGATTTAAAATGCACGGTTTACATGGTAAAGGTGAGTTATCAGCAAAAACCTTACCGTCGAATTATGATGGAAAGCTGGGGAGCCGAGGTTTTTGCAAGCCCGACTACCCAAACCCGGGCAGGTCAAAAGATCCTGGAGCAAGATCCCAATTCCCCGGGAAGTTTAGGCATTGCTATCAGTGAAGCCATTGAGGATGCCGTTAGCCGGGAGGATACCAAATATTCCCTGGGAAGTGTTTTAAATCATGTACTGCTTCATCAGACTATTGTGGGTTTAGAGGTCAAAAAACAATTTGAAAAGATAGGAGAATATCCGGATATCTTGATCGGTTGTGTAGGAGGGGGTTCTAATTTTGGGGGATTCAGTTATCCTTTTGTAAAGGATAAGTTAAGTGGAGAACGGAAGAATACCCGAATTATTGCCGTAGAGCCCACAGCATGTCCCAGCTTAACAAAAGGGATTTATACCTATGATTTTGGAGATACTGCCGGAACCACGCCGCTCCTTAAGATGTATACCCTGGGGTCTAATTTTATTCCGCCTCCGATCCATGCCGGTGGACTCCGCTACCACGGCGATGCGCCTACTTTATGTCTTTTGGTTGATGAAAAAGTGATCGAAGCCAGGGCCTATCCCCAAAAGGCTATCTTTGAGGCCGCCTTACAATTTGCAAGAACAGAAGGTATCGTACCGGCACCTGAGCCAGCCCATGCCATTCGTTGTGTTATCGATGAAGCTTTACAATGTAAAGCTTCTGGAGAAGCTAAAGTCATCGCTTTTAATTTATGCGGGCATGGTCATTTTGACCTGGCGGCCTACGATGCGTATTTGAACGGTAAATTAGAAGATTATAGTTATCCTGAAGAAAAAATCAAGGAGTCTTTAGCAAAACTTCCGAAGTTTTAA
- the prfA gene encoding peptide chain release factor 1, with protein sequence MNLIMFEKLKALEEKYEELTKLLSDPKIIAQQDKFRSYAKSHAELSEIVETYRKYQKVLREIEEARELIKNEKDREMRELAEGELKSLELKREDLERQLKILMLPKDPNDEKNIFLEIRAGTGGDEASLFAADLFRMYTKYAESKNWKVEIMSQSPSEVGGFKEIIALIEGKGAYSRLKFESGVHRVQRVPVTEASGRIHTSTATVAVLPEADEIEVEIDPNDIRIDVFRSSGPGGQSVNTTDSAVRVTHIPTGIVISCQDEKSQHKNKAKALRILRARLLDKLQQEQQDKISQSRKSQIGSGDRSERIRTYNFPQNRITDHRINFTTHNMDKILNGELDEIIDPLIAYYQSEQLKNTA encoded by the coding sequence ATTAATCTAATTATGTTTGAAAAACTGAAAGCCCTAGAAGAAAAGTATGAGGAACTCACGAAACTCCTCAGTGATCCCAAGATTATAGCCCAGCAGGATAAATTTAGGAGCTATGCTAAATCCCATGCGGAATTATCTGAGATTGTAGAAACCTATCGAAAGTACCAGAAGGTTCTTCGGGAAATAGAGGAAGCCCGGGAATTGATCAAGAATGAAAAGGACCGGGAGATGAGGGAGTTGGCGGAAGGAGAGCTAAAGAGCCTGGAGTTGAAGCGCGAGGATCTGGAAAGGCAATTAAAAATCCTGATGCTTCCCAAGGATCCCAATGATGAGAAAAATATCTTTCTGGAGATTCGGGCAGGAACCGGGGGAGACGAAGCGAGTTTGTTTGCTGCAGACCTTTTTCGGATGTACACCAAATATGCGGAAAGTAAGAACTGGAAGGTTGAAATTATGAGTCAGAGTCCCTCTGAAGTGGGTGGGTTTAAAGAAATTATAGCTCTTATTGAGGGAAAGGGGGCTTATAGCCGATTGAAATTTGAAAGCGGTGTGCATCGGGTCCAGCGGGTTCCGGTTACCGAAGCCAGTGGTCGCATTCATACCTCAACCGCGACGGTGGCCGTGTTACCCGAAGCCGATGAGATAGAGGTTGAGATCGATCCCAATGACATTCGGATCGATGTGTTTCGATCTTCAGGTCCAGGGGGCCAAAGTGTCAATACCACCGATTCCGCGGTGCGGGTCACGCATATTCCTACCGGAATTGTCATCTCTTGTCAGGATGAAAAATCTCAGCATAAAAACAAAGCCAAGGCACTTCGGATCCTGCGGGCCAGGTTATTGGATAAACTCCAGCAAGAGCAACAGGATAAAATCTCCCAGTCTCGCAAAAGCCAGATCGGTAGTGGAGACCGGAGTGAGCGGATTCGTACCTATAATTTCCCTCAAAATCGTATAACGGATCATCGGATCAACTTTACGACCCACAATATGGATAAAATTTTAAACGGGGAACTCGACGAGATTATCGATCCTCTGATAGCTTACTACCAGTCAGAACAACTGAAAAATACCGCCTGA
- a CDS encoding dihydrodipicolinate synthase family protein gives MFKGILPPIPTPFKEDEVAYDKLAENLTKLNRTKLAGYVILGTNSEPVHLTEQEKLRVIETARKVVPKEKVLLVGTGLESTQGTIELTNKAAELGADGVLVVSPGFYKNALTKSEILYKHYMTIADKAKTKVLLYNIPQCTGINLEADLVARLAQHPNIVGIKDSSGNIAQLSDIVRMAPAHFSTFTGSALVLLPALCVGAVGGIVAVANVAPDEMVRIQELYQQGDLKGARQQQFRMTPLAKGVTVKYGIGGLKAAMDLVGYYGGKPRSPLPAPNQEEIEDLKKLLREVELI, from the coding sequence ATGTTTAAAGGTATACTTCCACCTATTCCGACTCCCTTTAAGGAGGACGAGGTTGCCTATGATAAACTGGCGGAAAATTTAACCAAGCTCAATCGGACAAAGCTGGCCGGTTATGTGATTTTGGGAACTAACAGTGAACCGGTTCATCTTACCGAACAGGAAAAACTTCGGGTCATCGAAACCGCACGAAAGGTCGTACCTAAGGAGAAGGTTTTACTGGTAGGAACGGGTTTAGAATCTACTCAAGGAACCATCGAGTTAACCAATAAGGCTGCAGAGCTTGGAGCTGATGGGGTTTTGGTTGTATCTCCCGGTTTTTACAAAAACGCTCTGACCAAATCGGAAATTCTCTATAAACACTACATGACCATAGCGGACAAAGCCAAGACCAAAGTACTCCTTTATAACATTCCTCAGTGCACGGGGATCAACCTAGAAGCCGACCTGGTTGCACGGCTTGCCCAGCACCCCAACATTGTAGGGATTAAAGACAGCTCGGGTAATATTGCCCAGTTAAGTGATATCGTCCGAATGGCACCGGCTCATTTTAGTACGTTTACAGGGTCTGCGCTGGTCTTATTACCGGCCCTCTGTGTCGGAGCAGTTGGAGGAATTGTAGCTGTGGCCAATGTGGCTCCCGATGAGATGGTTCGGATTCAGGAGCTCTATCAGCAGGGAGACCTGAAAGGGGCCCGACAACAGCAGTTTAGGATGACGCCTCTGGCCAAGGGGGTAACGGTTAAGTATGGAATTGGAGGACTCAAAGCCGCTATGGACCTGGTTGGTTATTACGGAGGTAAACCCCGATCTCCTCTCCCAGCACCCAATCAGGAAGAAATCGAAGATCTGAAAAAGCTGTTAAGAGAGGTTGAATTAATCTAA